A DNA window from Jaculus jaculus isolate mJacJac1 chromosome 1, mJacJac1.mat.Y.cur, whole genome shotgun sequence contains the following coding sequences:
- the LOC101599404 gene encoding olfactory receptor 10Q1 has product MLAGKPVLNHSGLPEFVFRVFTTIPEFQVLLFLLFLLLYLMIICGNTAIIWVVCTHSSLRTPMYFFLCNLSFLEICYTSVVVPLMLSNIFGAQTPIALAGCGAQMFFFVTLGSTDCFLLAVMAYDRYVAICHPLHYSLIMTPKLCIQMVLGSLGLALFLSLQLTTLIFTLPFCGHHREINHFLCDVPPVLRLACADTHVHQAVLYVVGILVLAVPFLLICVSYAFIASTILRMRSAEGRRRAFSTCSSHLTVVLLRYGCCSLVYLRPRSSSSEDEDRQIALVYTFVTPLLNPLIYTLRNKDVKGALRNALLNKAASDTS; this is encoded by the coding sequence ATGTTGGCTGGGAAGCCCGTCCTCAACCACTCTGGCCTCCCCGAGTTCGTGTTCCGAGTGTTCACCACCATCCCTGAGTTCCAGgtgcttctcttccttctcttcctcctcctctacctcatgatcatCTGTGGCAACACGGCCATCATCTGGGTGGTCTGCACACACAGCTCCCTCCGCAcgcccatgtacttcttcctgtgCAATCTGTCCTTCCTGGAAATCTGCTACACCTCCGTGGTGGTGCCCTTGATGCTGTCCAACATCTTTGGGGCCCAGACGCCCATTGCACTGGCTGGCTGTGGGGCCCAAATGTTCTTTTTTGTCACTCTGGGCAGCACTGACTGTTTTCTCTTGGCAGTCATGGCCTACGACCGATATGTGGCCATCTGCCACCCACTGCACTATAGTCTCATCATGACCCCAAAGCTATGCATCCAGATGGTTCTGGGCTCCCTGGGCCtggccctcttcctctccctgcagCTAACGACCTTAATCTTCACTTTACCATTCTGCGGACATCACAGGGAAATCAACCACTTCCTCTGTGACGTGCCCCCAGTTCTCCGCCTGGCCTGTGCAGACACCCATGTTCACCAGGCAGTACTCTATGTAGTGGGCATCCTGGTGCTGGCCGTGCCCTTCCTGCTGATCTGCGTCTCCTACGCGTTCATTGCCTCCACGATCCTGCGCATGCGCTCAGCCGAGGGCCGCCGGCGCGCCTTCTCCACCTGCTCCTCGCACCTCACGGTGGTCCTGCTGCGGTACGGTTGCTGCAGCCTGGTCTACCTCCGGCCTCGCTCCAGCTCCTCCGAGGACGAGGACCGCCAAATCGCCCTGGTCTATACCTTTGTCACCCCCTTACTCAACCCTTTGATTTACACCCTCAGGAACAAGGATGTCAAAGGGGCTCTGAGGAACGCACTCTTGAACAAAGCAGCCTCTGACACCAGTTAA